A genome region from Alteripontixanthobacter maritimus includes the following:
- the rpiB gene encoding ribose 5-phosphate isomerase B, producing the protein MRIAIASDHAATELKADLRDWLVENGHEVADLGPEPGESVDYPDYGAKLASVVADDTAERGIALCGSGIGISIAVNRNAAVRCALVSEPLSASLAREHNDANCIAMGARLTGSDMAKACVTAFLETNFLGGRHQRRVDKLSNLKDS; encoded by the coding sequence ATGCGCATTGCCATAGCTTCCGATCATGCTGCGACCGAATTAAAGGCCGATCTGCGCGATTGGCTGGTCGAAAATGGACACGAAGTTGCGGATCTCGGTCCTGAACCGGGCGAAAGCGTAGACTATCCCGATTACGGCGCGAAGCTGGCCAGCGTGGTTGCGGACGATACGGCGGAGCGCGGTATCGCGCTATGTGGGAGCGGGATCGGTATCTCGATTGCGGTCAACCGCAATGCAGCGGTACGTTGCGCCCTCGTATCGGAGCCTCTGTCCGCCAGTCTCGCCCGCGAACATAACGATGCGAACTGTATCGCTATGGGTGCGCGGCTAACCGGTAGCGACATGGCGAAAGCGTGCGTGACGGCTTTTCTCGAAACCAATTTCCTGGGCGGCCGCCACCAGCGCCGCGTCGATAAACTCTCGAACCTGAAAGATTCATGA
- the glyA gene encoding serine hydroxymethyltransferase, with protein MATQAASDRNREPMDRFWHDSLSDADPDIAAAIDGELERQRDRIELIASENIASSAVLEAAGSVFTNKYAEGYPGKRYYGGCEYADVVETLAIDRAKQLFGCDFANVQPNSGSQMNQAVFLALLQPGDTFMGLDLNSGGHLTHGSPVNMSGKWFNPVAYGVRKEDELIDMDAVMATAKEHKPKLIIAGGTAYSRTWDWAAFRKVADEVGAYLMVDMSHISGLVAGGAHPSPFPHADIVTSTTHKSLRGPRSGIMLWNDPELTKPLNMAVFPGLQGGPLMHIVAAKAVAFCEALRPDFAEYAAAVVDNARALAASLEENGLRIVSGGTDNHSMLVDLTAKNVTGKDAEKGLDRAWLTCNKNGIPYDTRSPFVTSGIRLGTPAGTTRGFGTQEFRTIGQLIAVVVDGLSRQGADGDPDVERSVQQRVASLCDAFPVYPGR; from the coding sequence ATGGCGACCCAAGCAGCATCCGACCGAAATCGCGAGCCGATGGACCGTTTCTGGCATGACAGCCTGTCCGATGCCGATCCGGACATTGCCGCCGCAATCGATGGCGAGCTGGAGCGGCAACGCGACCGGATCGAACTGATTGCTTCGGAAAATATCGCCAGCAGTGCCGTTCTGGAAGCCGCCGGCTCCGTCTTCACGAACAAGTACGCAGAGGGTTACCCAGGCAAACGCTATTATGGCGGATGCGAATATGCCGACGTGGTCGAAACCCTGGCAATAGATCGCGCCAAACAGTTGTTTGGATGTGATTTTGCCAATGTGCAGCCGAATTCCGGTAGCCAAATGAACCAAGCGGTTTTTCTTGCACTTTTGCAGCCGGGCGACACCTTTATGGGTCTTGACCTGAATTCAGGCGGTCACCTGACGCATGGCAGCCCCGTCAACATGTCCGGCAAATGGTTCAACCCGGTGGCGTACGGGGTGCGCAAGGAAGACGAGCTGATCGACATGGACGCCGTGATGGCGACCGCCAAGGAGCACAAGCCCAAGCTTATCATCGCCGGCGGTACGGCATATTCGCGCACATGGGACTGGGCGGCATTCCGCAAGGTCGCGGACGAGGTCGGTGCCTACCTGATGGTCGATATGAGCCACATCTCCGGCCTGGTCGCGGGCGGCGCGCATCCATCGCCCTTCCCCCATGCCGATATCGTGACCAGCACTACGCATAAAAGCCTGCGAGGCCCGCGGTCGGGCATCATGCTCTGGAACGATCCCGAACTTACGAAGCCGCTCAACATGGCAGTCTTCCCCGGCTTGCAGGGCGGCCCGCTGATGCACATCGTTGCGGCAAAGGCCGTGGCATTTTGCGAAGCATTGCGTCCCGACTTCGCCGAATATGCGGCAGCCGTGGTCGACAATGCCCGCGCGCTGGCCGCAAGCCTTGAAGAGAACGGCTTGCGGATCGTGTCGGGCGGGACGGATAACCACTCCATGTTGGTCGATCTGACTGCCAAGAACGTCACCGGCAAGGACGCCGAAAAGGGCCTCGATCGTGCCTGGCTGACCTGCAACAAGAACGGCATTCCTTACGATACGCGCAGTCCGTTCGTTACCAGCGGTATCCGCCTCGGCACACCTGCCGGCACCACGCGAGGCTTCGGCACCCAAGAATTCCGCACCATCGGCCAGTTGATTGCAGTAGTGGTGGACGGCCTTTCGAGACAGGGTGCGGACGGCGATCCGGATGTGGAACGTTCGGTGCAGCAGCGCGTCGCTTCACTGTGTGACGCATTCCCCGTCTATCCAGGAAGATAA